One genomic window of Punica granatum isolate Tunisia-2019 chromosome 1, ASM765513v2, whole genome shotgun sequence includes the following:
- the LOC116192370 gene encoding SAP30-binding protein isoform X2, translating into MASKKASEGIALLSMYNDEEDEEMEDVKDGGNPQTEDEQGEKEPRQGEDEYMESSYREDEIRVTPHSSDHQQDQPQLDTPNQDSIDSGASEAKDTAEVSKDVDPLDKFIPPPPTTKCSEELQERVRKFIAYKRAGKSFNSEVRNRKDYRNPDFLLHAVRYQDIDQTGSCFSKDVFDPHGYDPSDYYDEIEIDMKREAERKELEKKKSQQVEFVSGGAQITNLAAAPKINLPVPVPNVNVTVALRSASAAPDAVPREGRQNKKSKWDKVDTGGQDALSNIGAHAALLSASNAGSGYPAFVQQRRRAVEEKRSGERKLDKRT; encoded by the exons ATGGCGTCGAAGAAGGCGTCTGAGGGCATCGCCCTGCTCTCCATGTACAACGACGAAGAGGACGAGGAGATGGAAGACGTCAAGGACGGAGGCAATCCTCAGACGGAAGACGAACAGGGAGAGAAGGAGCCCCGGCAGGGGGAAGACGAATACATGGAGTCTAGCTATAGGGAGGACGAAATTAGGGTTACTCCGCACTCTTCTGATCATCAACAAGATCAACCTCAGCTGGATACCCCTAATCAAGATTCTATTGACTCAGGAGCTTCAGAAGCTAAGGATACTGCTGAGGTCTCAAAGGATGTTGACCCTTTGGATAAATTCATCCCCCCACCACCAACGACAAAGTGTTCTGAAGAGCTTCAA GAAAGGGTAAGAAAATTTATTGCATATAAAAGAGCTGGAAAAAGTTTCAATTCCGAAGTGCGAAACAGGAAGGACTACCGAAACCCGGACTTCTTGCTGCATGCAGTGAGATATCAGGATATCGATCAGACTGGATCTTGCTTTAGCAAGGATGTGTTTGACCCCCATGGTTATGATCCAAGCGACTACTATGATGAGATAG AGATTGACATGAAGCGTGAAGCAGAGAGGAAGGAGCtcgagaagaaaaagagtcaGCAGGTCGAATTTGTTTCTGGTGGAGCTCAAATTACAAATCTTGCTGCTGCACCTAAGATCAACTTGCCTGTTCCAG TTCCAAATGTCAATGTTACTGTTGCTTTGAGGTCTGCATCGGCTGCGCCCGATGCTGTTCCCAGGGAGGGTAGACagaataaaaaatcaaaatgggATAAG GTGGACACTGGAGGTCAGGATGCTCTATCCAATATAGGGGCCCATGCAGCACTTCTATCTGCTTCTAATGCTGGTTCTGGATATCCAGCTTTCGT
- the LOC116192370 gene encoding SAP30-binding protein isoform X1 encodes MASKKASEGIALLSMYNDEEDEEMEDVKDGGNPQTEDEQGEKEPRQGEDEYMESSYREDEIRVTPHSSDHQQDQPQLDTPNQDSIDSGASEAKDTAEVSKDVDPLDKFIPPPPTTKCSEELQERVRKFIAYKRAGKSFNSEVRNRKDYRNPDFLLHAVRYQDIDQTGSCFSKDVFDPHGYDPSDYYDEIEIDMKREAERKELEKKKSQQVEFVSGGAQITNLAAAPKINLPVPVPNVNVTVALRSASAAPDAVPREGRQNKKSKWDKVDTGGQDALSNIGAHAALLSASNAGSGYPAFVSQQRRRAVEEKRSGERKLDKRT; translated from the exons ATGGCGTCGAAGAAGGCGTCTGAGGGCATCGCCCTGCTCTCCATGTACAACGACGAAGAGGACGAGGAGATGGAAGACGTCAAGGACGGAGGCAATCCTCAGACGGAAGACGAACAGGGAGAGAAGGAGCCCCGGCAGGGGGAAGACGAATACATGGAGTCTAGCTATAGGGAGGACGAAATTAGGGTTACTCCGCACTCTTCTGATCATCAACAAGATCAACCTCAGCTGGATACCCCTAATCAAGATTCTATTGACTCAGGAGCTTCAGAAGCTAAGGATACTGCTGAGGTCTCAAAGGATGTTGACCCTTTGGATAAATTCATCCCCCCACCACCAACGACAAAGTGTTCTGAAGAGCTTCAA GAAAGGGTAAGAAAATTTATTGCATATAAAAGAGCTGGAAAAAGTTTCAATTCCGAAGTGCGAAACAGGAAGGACTACCGAAACCCGGACTTCTTGCTGCATGCAGTGAGATATCAGGATATCGATCAGACTGGATCTTGCTTTAGCAAGGATGTGTTTGACCCCCATGGTTATGATCCAAGCGACTACTATGATGAGATAG AGATTGACATGAAGCGTGAAGCAGAGAGGAAGGAGCtcgagaagaaaaagagtcaGCAGGTCGAATTTGTTTCTGGTGGAGCTCAAATTACAAATCTTGCTGCTGCACCTAAGATCAACTTGCCTGTTCCAG TTCCAAATGTCAATGTTACTGTTGCTTTGAGGTCTGCATCGGCTGCGCCCGATGCTGTTCCCAGGGAGGGTAGACagaataaaaaatcaaaatgggATAAG GTGGACACTGGAGGTCAGGATGCTCTATCCAATATAGGGGCCCATGCAGCACTTCTATCTGCTTCTAATGCTGGTTCTGGATATCCAGCTTTCGT